Proteins co-encoded in one Ooceraea biroi isolate clonal line C1 chromosome 9, Obir_v5.4, whole genome shotgun sequence genomic window:
- the LOC105285557 gene encoding uncharacterized protein LOC105285557, whose protein sequence is MRIIILVVFVAAVLASVTAQDFRHFFAGFGPYSVQTSIMRDPRSNRGPVLFPPGPPPNTADTSGVIVGASGYGFVPPSAGYITYFYF, encoded by the exons atgAGAATC ataatTCTAGTCGTATTCGTCGCGGCCGTTCTGGCGAGCGTCACGGCGCAGGATTTCAGGCACTTCTTCGCGGGATTTGGTCCTTACAGTGTGCAGACCTCAATAATGAGGGATCCAAGATCGAACAgag GCCCGGTATTGTTCCCACCTGGACCGCCACCCAACACGGCTGACACCAGCGGCGTCATCGTGGGCGCGAGCGGATACGGATTCGTGCCCCCCAGCGCAG